The segment CTGGGAATCCAAAAACATTAACTTTTCAAGGTTTTGGAGATTGTATGGGACTGAAAGCTAATCAATTCTGTAAGGCATGGGAGTAAATCTTTCGTCCATATCCACATGAAGTGAATTGGGGAGACCCTCAAGGAAGATCATGGCAGTGCCAGAGACACAGATGTTTCATTGCTACTTTCTCTTTGTCGGGTACTTCCCAATCCATGGCCGGCCTTAGGCAAGGTTTACACCTCTCTGTTTTGATGCtgcaaattataaaacaaaacaaacattctgCTTGTAATCTTGCTGATGTGGCTTTTATCAAAGCATACTTTCCATAAGAGAGATGTGATATTCAACACACCACACCACACCACACTTCATGTTGTTGCCTTCTTAAAATTTCATGTCATGAATAGCTATTTATATAATGAGGGTCTGGTGTATCCAGGTGAATATTTCTCCCTTTCAGGAGAACCTTACATCtaggcatttttaaaaatttgggtttgttacAGTATCCAGCAAGGGCCCCTTTTGTCTAAAGCCATTAATAATTCATTGCAACATGGTTAACTTATGAATGGATTTTTTGTGAACTTCAACACCTTTCTACATCCAGAGGGATTTACTGCATGTATCAATCAAACAATTTCACTTGTTTCTTGTCCAGCAAACAACAGTTTTACCAGACGGGTATTAAGGCAAAATATTCATGGGGGACACTTTTACAATACAAAGCTGATGGGTGATCCTAGCCTTTTGGTAACTACATTGTGTgtgcatgaatatatatatatatatatattttgcatttagagAGCACCCCACACCTCTGGTATAGCAGAGGAAAAGCTAACAGAGCCCTGAGTAGCAGTAAAAATGTAACAAGGTTTGGCTGGACATGCAGTTTCATAGACTTTCATGCAATCCTTACTACCTACACTTCAGGTCTTTAACAACCCACATGCCACTATGTCAGTATAATCAGCTGAGGACCAAACACTTCTTCCTGTCTACCAGCAGCTATGGGCTGGAATTTCTGGTTAGACAAGGCCtgttataaaacattaaactCAAACTGTAGCTAAAAAAAAGGTTAGGATCGGAAGCCCAGGAATATTATGCTGATATGTGTGCGGAATCACCAAAATATTGGAATTTTTCTTAATTCTAATATTCTGATAAAGAGTATTACAATTTAAGTCATCATGGTTTTCTCCGACAAATTGTCCGTTCCCCTTTGTTGATCACTAGTTACAGTGGACATGCATGCATGGATGGTCAATTGGGGCAGCTAATAAAAGTGTACTATGATCTTTGGAGTTGTTTTCTGCTCTTGccttttgtttttggcagtgcaAAACTAGGTAATGTGTTAAAACATGTAACGGTACAAAGACTGCTTGTATGATATCGTCATCTCCTAGTTTAGAGACATGTGATGTAAATCTGTTGCATTCACTTAGAAAAGTAGATAATAACTTGCAACATTTGCGTTTATTGAGAATATATTTCGTGTTCTGCATATCTGGCTAGCATTTTTCATCACATGTCCTACATGTCATAGGCTGCCAGTAGTGGAGCctgatgtttttatgtatatcttATGCTTTCTGACTTTCTGAGGTTTTAATAAAATCTCAGGTGTGCCAAGTGCTGCCAGTAGAATGTGTGTAGGCAGCAGAGGAGCAATGAATAAAATCCTATAGGTTACAGGGAAGGAAAAATGGAATGATAAATCTTTATCGTATTGGTGTAAGTATGTGGTGCCAGTGTTGCCCCACTTTGATATTCTGGAATGTGCActtgtgtttaatttttaattgccCTAAGTATCGCTCAGTTTCTTGATAAACAGTGAAACATTAGACAGTTTATTGTATAGCTTTTCTAGGAAGAACGGTAGGCTCTACTCTTTGTCGTAATCTGATTCCTTGGCTGGTTTGTTGGAAGGATGGAAAGGAGAGAACAGTACATGCTTCTGTTCTGAGCTGCTGCTTCAGGCCTGCAGTACACGCTAACCACAATGGAAGGAACTGGCAAGTAAACATGTTTACTCTCTAAACATCTAAGGCAAAAGCATGCAGTTGGCTTCACATTGCAAAATGTCAAACTGTtagtattaaagaaatatgtcaAGATAAAAATGTGTAGTACATATCTTACATTattatttgtctttctttttaaagACACTCCAATTTTAAAAAAGGCTGTTGTTAAGGACTTCACAGCCCTGCTTGTACTGCCTGAGCTGGGAGAATTTTCTGTTCAGAGCAGCAGCCACAGTGAGTCCTTATCTGTGAGCTATTACCTGAATAAATGCTCCCTCTCTACTTTTCTTTTGCCACATTAGCTTTATCCGGAAAAACAGATCTAGTGGAGTTATCAGTAAGTAGTTCACTCTTCTATGCAGACAGCAATGAGTGCTGAAATGCAGTGTGATCCAGTATTCTGAACCCCATTGCCATTCTGCATTAGGCGCTGGCTGGTGCATCAGAGGCCGCAAGTTTGACATCCCTGGCTTAGATAGATCTCAGAGACTGCTTTTGTTCTTTCGCTTCTACTTGATTCAACACATGCAGTCAGCTCAGTTATTCAGGTATGTGATTTTAAAAACTTGTATGCAGTGAActacaaaacatttctgtatttcagttaTTGCACTCCTAACATTTTTTCTGACATAGGTTAACGATGTGTAAAACTAactgctttattttcatttttttcttcgtGCAGTGCAGAGTTTAAACTCAGGTGTGTCCTGATGCCTTGTCATTTAAAAACTTCTCATTTGAGGATCATCCATAGTGCATAACTGTGCAGTGGATCAAGAATTTCTAAAGCATCATACATTCTCCAGTGCAGGCTATAGCTGTCATTGGCCTAGAAATGGACTGTGCCAAAGTTTTGCCAGTTTTCTTTACTGATCCATTACATACGCGGAGAAAACATTGTAATTGCCTTCTCAAGAGGTATACATTTGACATATTAGAAATTAAGTGGTTGTGTCACATTGACAGCctatgtgtttcattttttacagagTCATGCaagttctattattttttttttttttggcatctatAATTATTTTAGTCGTACATTGGGCGTGTTGTTAATATAACTATTACCTATGTTACATGTACACTGCTGTTTATTGTCTGTTGTTAGGTATTTGCTTTTAAGTGTtgactttgtatttttaatttattttttcgcACCTTTACAGATTACAATGTATCCTCGAGGAATCAAAAGAAAGTGTCTTGACCCCGAAGAAGTTGATGGGTCTTTTGCTGACTTGAAAACTGTTCCATCTTACACACTTGAGCGTCAGTCACTTTTAGACATGTCTCTAGTGAAGCTCCAACTTTGCCACATGTTGGTAGAACCAAATCTCTGCCGCTCGGTGCTCATTGCCAACACAGTGCGACAGATACAAGAGGAAATGACACAAGATGGCAGTTggccagtgtttcacaaccataAACCAGACTATCAAGCACCTTTGGAGCACCTAGTTTCCTCCGATGTTCTCTGCCGGTCCTCCAGAGAGCAAGATGACTCAAAACCTATTGAAGATAGTTACATTGCTTACAGTGAAGAACTTGAAGTCCAAGAGACCCAGGAGATCTCTGAACTATCAACAGTGCCTTCCGTAAAAGCTTTGCAGAACTCGTCTGGATTCTGGGAAGTTGAGACCCCCCAGGAAAACAAGGCACACTTTCAGAAGTCTTTAGACCATATTTTTGAATCTTTAGAGAACAGAAATGCAAGCGCCATGGAAGACTTATTTTCAGAAGTTGACACTTCATACTATGATCTTGATACTGTGCTGACGGGAATGATGGGAAATTCTAAATTAGGTCATTGCGAGATGCTGGACAGTTTGTCCCCTCAGGCAGCTCCACACAGTCACTGCAAAGCAGAGATGAATGAAATAGACCATATTGTGGAGATTTTGGTAGAATCTTGAAGTtttaagcattacattttaaactgtttcagtattctccccagatttttatttttattttttaagatgggtggaaagaagctgttgGCAGgtggtgacccaactttttagtaaccacccaaaaacatccaagtggtaactgaaaagtgttgggtggtgcgcctgtctaaaacgggctggggagaacactgagtttGTAAGTTTCACCCTAACATAGTCGCCCATTAGCATGTTACATGAAATCaacattttaggtttaatttGATTTGGATCTTTATTACCATATCATAGAGGCAACATGCCATTTATGTTTAAAActgagcaaacat is part of the Pyxicephalus adspersus chromosome 12, UCB_Pads_2.0, whole genome shotgun sequence genome and harbors:
- the CDCA4 gene encoding cell division cycle-associated protein 4, producing the protein MYPRGIKRKCLDPEEVDGSFADLKTVPSYTLERQSLLDMSLVKLQLCHMLVEPNLCRSVLIANTVRQIQEEMTQDGSWPVFHNHKPDYQAPLEHLVSSDVLCRSSREQDDSKPIEDSYIAYSEELEVQETQEISELSTVPSVKALQNSSGFWEVETPQENKAHFQKSLDHIFESLENRNASAMEDLFSEVDTSYYDLDTVLTGMMGNSKLGHCEMLDSLSPQAAPHSHCKAEMNEIDHIVEILVES